One Saccharopolyspora erythraea NRRL 2338 genomic region harbors:
- a CDS encoding HU family DNA-binding protein, whose amino-acid sequence MNKAQLIEALAERLGDKKTASKAVEDVVDIIVRQVNKGEKVNITGFGVFEKRARAARTARNPRTGEAVKVKKTNVPAFRAGTQFKEVIGGTRKLPRLSSAKSGTRASTTKAAGTRAAAAKTSTTRATASKSAATKTAGTRATKSTTAKAGTTKARTTTKAATTSRSTASKAAPKKATTAKAAPKTAAKSTAKSSTAKTTRPATRKSTTTRKTTKK is encoded by the coding sequence GTGAACAAGGCCCAACTCATTGAGGCTCTGGCGGAACGCCTCGGAGACAAGAAGACCGCGAGCAAGGCGGTGGAGGACGTGGTGGACATCATCGTCCGCCAGGTCAACAAGGGCGAAAAGGTCAACATCACCGGCTTCGGTGTTTTCGAGAAGCGCGCCCGCGCCGCCCGCACGGCTCGCAACCCGCGCACCGGCGAGGCCGTCAAGGTGAAGAAGACCAACGTCCCCGCCTTCCGCGCGGGCACCCAGTTCAAGGAAGTCATCGGCGGCACCCGCAAACTGCCGCGCCTGAGCTCGGCGAAGTCGGGCACCCGGGCCTCGACCACGAAGGCCGCGGGCACCCGTGCCGCCGCCGCGAAGACCTCCACGACCCGTGCCACCGCGTCGAAGTCCGCCGCCACCAAGACGGCGGGCACCCGCGCCACCAAGTCGACCACCGCCAAGGCCGGCACGACCAAGGCGCGGACCACCACCAAGGCCGCCACCACCAGCAGGTCGACCGCCTCCAAGGCGGCGCCGAAGAAGGCGACCACCGCCAAGGCGGCCCCGAAGACCGCGGCCAAGAGCACGGCCAAGTCGTCGACCGCCAAGACGACGCGTCCGGCGACCCGGAAGTCGACCACGACGCGCAAGACCACCAAGAAGTGA